In bacterium, one genomic interval encodes:
- a CDS encoding helix-turn-helix domain-containing protein, whose translation MTTVSARVLKSTRADGVMTPRANQDSPQGLLTLSEAAELLGRVHRTTIMRWVREDRLKCVRLSRKVILFERDEINRFIREHRAAGQ comes from the coding sequence ATGACGACTGTAAGTGCGCGGGTGCTAAAGAGTACTCGAGCGGATGGGGTAATGACGCCGCGAGCGAATCAAGATTCGCCGCAGGGGTTGCTCACCCTCTCCGAGGCCGCAGAACTGCTGGGACGTGTTCACCGCACAACGATCATGCGCTGGGTGCGGGAAGACCGCCTGAAATGCGTGCGTTTGTCACGCAAGGTCATTTTATTCGAACGGGACGAAATCAACCGCTTTATTCGCGAGCATCGTGCGGCCGGTCAATAA
- a CDS encoding NapC/NirT family cytochrome c — protein MNKFSWIVKEFFAACWETIKLPFWLFGVGWKRLIGFGPRRIGLVLFASSIVIVFSLLFFVKVTSQPSFCRSCHVMEPYFAAWETSTHHNVTCTECHIPPGLEGTVHSKFLALSMVANYFTGVYKRSKPWAEIEDANCLRQGCHDTRLLQSTEDFRGVKFDHKPHLEQIRRGKQLRCTSCHSNIVQGEHITVNESTCFTCHFKPDSVGAPTALSGCTKCHNPPTGTMAADTSFDHTQMLARHVDCQSCHASEVVGDGFVPRERCNSCHSELQHIERYDDHEFVHQKHVTDRKVECTACHIQIRHGKEAVAFAGEQRRCSECHGGPDDAVERVWRGDLPGLPLAPSTMARAGMDCESCHVGEIHAMTRGGQRSEPVCTPCHDANYDKLWARWDEPLNRRVKELKGRLGGLEPSLRDTMLRALDIYEAGNPLHNPALIEHLAARISGQPAGSGTSCSSCHPAAGDAVVQRSGQTFDHRKHTAAIKCEECHATGSDRHGQIVMPDAKCNSCHHQPLASGKPKCESCHTTQAAVFNGNIPVFAGATPSFKKELDFACTDCHETSGALVTREVTPLCIGCHDETFADTLRGWQTGARDLNQAIHAAQSHYRVDSERYRQYQQLADWLSRDGSGSAHNPQLYKRWFESIGAAQ, from the coding sequence ATGAACAAGTTCAGTTGGATAGTTAAGGAATTTTTTGCGGCCTGCTGGGAAACGATTAAGCTTCCCTTCTGGCTGTTTGGTGTTGGCTGGAAGCGCTTAATCGGTTTCGGTCCACGCCGAATCGGTCTAGTGCTGTTCGCCTCGTCAATCGTCATCGTGTTTTCGCTGCTGTTCTTTGTCAAGGTCACCTCGCAGCCTTCGTTTTGCCGATCCTGCCATGTGATGGAGCCGTATTTTGCGGCCTGGGAAACGTCCACGCACCACAATGTGACGTGTACGGAGTGCCACATTCCGCCGGGACTCGAAGGCACCGTGCACTCGAAGTTCTTAGCTCTCTCCATGGTGGCTAACTACTTCACGGGCGTCTACAAACGCTCGAAGCCGTGGGCGGAAATCGAAGACGCGAATTGCCTGCGCCAGGGCTGCCATGATACCCGCCTATTGCAGAGCACCGAGGACTTTCGCGGCGTGAAATTTGACCACAAGCCGCACCTTGAGCAGATTCGCCGCGGGAAGCAGCTCCGTTGCACGTCATGTCACTCGAATATCGTGCAAGGCGAGCATATCACCGTGAACGAGTCAACTTGTTTCACGTGCCATTTTAAGCCCGACTCTGTCGGCGCTCCGACAGCCTTGTCCGGGTGCACCAAGTGCCACAACCCGCCGACTGGAACGATGGCTGCGGACACGAGCTTTGATCATACGCAGATGCTCGCGCGCCATGTAGACTGCCAGAGCTGTCATGCCAGCGAAGTTGTCGGCGACGGTTTCGTCCCGCGTGAACGCTGCAATTCGTGCCACTCGGAACTGCAGCACATCGAGCGCTACGACGATCACGAATTCGTGCATCAGAAACACGTCACGGACCGTAAGGTCGAATGCACGGCCTGTCACATCCAGATTCGCCACGGCAAAGAGGCGGTGGCATTCGCGGGCGAGCAGCGGCGTTGCAGTGAGTGTCATGGTGGTCCGGACGATGCCGTCGAGCGCGTGTGGCGGGGTGACCTGCCGGGGCTGCCGCTGGCGCCGTCGACAATGGCGCGCGCCGGTATGGACTGCGAATCCTGCCATGTCGGCGAGATTCACGCGATGACGCGCGGCGGCCAACGAAGCGAGCCTGTCTGCACGCCCTGCCACGATGCCAACTATGACAAGTTGTGGGCGCGCTGGGACGAACCGCTGAATCGGCGCGTGAAGGAGTTGAAGGGTCGCCTCGGTGGTTTGGAACCGAGCTTGCGCGACACCATGCTGCGCGCCTTGGACATCTATGAAGCGGGCAATCCGCTGCACAATCCCGCGCTGATCGAGCATCTCGCGGCGCGCATTTCGGGACAGCCCGCGGGTTCGGGGACGAGCTGCTCGTCCTGCCACCCAGCCGCCGGCGACGCAGTCGTGCAGCGATCTGGTCAGACGTTTGACCACCGCAAACATACGGCGGCCATCAAGTGCGAAGAGTGCCACGCGACGGGCAGCGACCGCCACGGGCAAATCGTGATGCCGGATGCGAAGTGCAATTCCTGTCACCATCAGCCGTTGGCCAGCGGCAAGCCGAAGTGTGAATCGTGCCACACCACGCAGGCGGCGGTGTTCAATGGAAACATTCCGGTGTTTGCCGGGGCCACGCCGTCTTTCAAGAAGGAGTTGGACTTCGCCTGCACCGATTGTCATGAGACCAGTGGAGCACTCGTGACGCGCGAAGTGACGCCGTTATGCATTGGCTGTCATGATGAGACCTTTGCGGATACGTTGCGCGGCTGGCAGACCGGCGCGCGCGACCTGAACCAAGCTATACATGCCGCTCAGTCCCACTATCGAGTGGATAGCGAGCGGTATAGACAATATCAACAGTTGGCCGATTGGCTGTCACGAGATGGCAGCGGATCGGCGCATAATCCTCAACTTTATAAGCGGTGGTTTGAATCCATCGGAGCTGCCCAATGA